From the genome of Candidatus Nitrosocosmicus oleophilus, one region includes:
- a CDS encoding UPF0175 family protein encodes MPVDDPFSKYFSTSDDSSDFNYLLLLLYSPTIGGQTNVPIKGKTHLHKAFFLMSKVYDDLDPSREHLFGPESPAAELAYVQCNNSNLVTEDPRNGIRLSEKGIPMASKLWIKTDEPKRNFIKKVKNTISNMTVNELIDYVYSAYPESTSNSIILTKHEQTRFNSAVSLHKKKLISLERAAEIAGKTLESFLEEVDRRNIVLFE; translated from the coding sequence ATGCCTGTGGATGATCCATTTTCTAAGTATTTTAGTACGAGTGACGATTCTTCGGATTTTAACTATTTATTATTGTTATTGTATTCTCCCACAATTGGCGGCCAAACGAATGTACCGATTAAAGGAAAAACACATTTGCATAAGGCTTTCTTTTTGATGTCGAAAGTCTATGATGATCTTGATCCATCACGTGAACATTTGTTCGGGCCAGAGAGCCCTGCTGCTGAATTGGCATATGTACAATGTAATAATTCGAATTTAGTCACAGAAGATCCAAGAAATGGAATAAGACTAAGTGAAAAGGGAATACCTATGGCTTCAAAACTATGGATTAAAACAGATGAACCAAAGAGGAACTTCATCAAAAAAGTTAAAAATACGATTAGTAATATGACGGTGAATGAGCTCATAGACTATGTATATTCCGCCTATCCTGAATCTACTAGTAATTCAATTATTTTGACAAAACACGAACAAACTCGATTCAACTCTGCGGTAAGTTTACATAAGAAAAAACTAATTTCACTGGAAAGAGCCGCGGAGATTGCAGGAAAAACATTGGAAAGTTTTCTTGAAGAAGTGGATAGAAGAAACATTGTTTTGTTCGAATAG
- a CDS encoding Lrp/AsnC family transcriptional regulator, producing the protein MLYSISFMLVNELDAIDKEILNDIQWSFPLVERPFLEMANKYQLKEEEVLYRTQRLKDIGIIRQISAIFDTRKLGYKSALVAFSVDKNKIDYVANEINKHPGVSHNYERNHEYNVWFTLAVSPDADMKTDLDKMASLDGVLKYRVLPTLKMYKIGVKLDMVNDDPEKPSPTDDVKKMDVKAEKISEVDKEYIRQLQKDIKIIREPFKTITDDLGINLEDLFNKVKEYQNIGIMRRFAAILRHRQAGFTANGMIVWNVPEEKIDQVGLKIASFPQVSHCYRRPIYPDWEFNLFSMIHARTIDAAEKIAKEISAIIKIDRYRILFSSREFKKERVKYFE; encoded by the coding sequence ATGCTTTATAGCATATCATTTATGCTGGTTAATGAATTAGATGCCATAGACAAAGAAATACTTAATGATATTCAATGGTCTTTTCCTTTGGTTGAAAGACCGTTCTTAGAAATGGCAAATAAATACCAACTAAAGGAAGAAGAAGTTCTCTATAGAACTCAAAGATTAAAAGATATTGGGATTATTAGACAGATAAGTGCAATTTTTGATACTCGAAAGTTAGGATATAAGAGTGCGCTAGTAGCATTTTCAGTGGATAAGAATAAGATAGATTATGTCGCTAATGAAATAAACAAACACCCAGGTGTAAGTCACAACTACGAAAGAAATCACGAATACAATGTTTGGTTTACGTTAGCAGTATCTCCGGATGCAGATATGAAAACCGATTTAGATAAAATGGCCTCCCTAGATGGAGTTTTAAAATATAGAGTTTTACCAACGCTAAAAATGTATAAAATAGGCGTGAAATTGGACATGGTAAATGATGATCCTGAAAAACCTAGTCCCACCGATGATGTAAAAAAAATGGATGTAAAAGCAGAAAAAATATCAGAAGTGGATAAAGAATACATTAGACAGTTGCAAAAAGATATCAAGATAATTAGAGAACCGTTCAAAACAATCACGGATGATTTGGGAATAAATTTGGAAGATCTCTTTAACAAAGTAAAGGAATATCAAAATATAGGCATCATGAGAAGATTTGCAGCAATTCTTAGGCATAGGCAAGCAGGCTTTACGGCAAATGGAATGATAGTTTGGAATGTGCCGGAGGAAAAAATAGATCAAGTAGGATTAAAAATCGCTTCTTTTCCGCAAGTAAGTCATTGTTATAGACGTCCCATATACCCAGACTGGGAGTTCAATCTTTTTAGTATGATTCATGCTAGAACAATTGATGCAGCTGAAAAAATAGCAAAGGAAATATCTGCAATAATTAAAATTGATAGATATAGAATATTGTTTAGTTCCAGAGAATTTAAAAAAGAAAGAGTAAAATATTTCGAGTAA
- a CDS encoding aldo/keto reductase — translation MKYRNLGNTGIKVSEIGFGTWTLGLDWWGKKLEEDESIKMLKHAFDLGINFYETADMYGRGKSEKLLAKAFKDMRNEVIYSTKWGYDMYNAKQVGHGEIPQKHTPEFLDYALSESMKRLETNFIDVYSLHNPKMDAIENDALFHKLDEFVSSGKIKSHGVALGPAIGWEKEGIHAIENRNIVCLQTVYNILEQDPGRVFFDAVDKRNNSVGIMVRVPDASGVLTGKVNEHTVFDKNDHRNNRKKEWIIQAMQKIEKLKPIANSHGWDITEISMKYILSQKQISVLLPTVTSIEEIDLFAQISDGNYLNEDERLQIEQMYEKNFDMPKLLA, via the coding sequence ATGAAATATCGCAACTTAGGAAATACCGGCATTAAAGTTAGTGAAATTGGATTTGGAACATGGACCTTAGGTTTAGACTGGTGGGGAAAAAAACTTGAAGAAGATGAATCTATAAAGATGTTAAAACATGCTTTTGATTTAGGAATTAATTTTTATGAAACCGCTGATATGTATGGAAGGGGCAAGAGTGAAAAGTTATTAGCAAAAGCCTTTAAAGATATGCGCAATGAGGTAATTTATTCCACTAAATGGGGTTATGATATGTATAATGCAAAGCAAGTAGGACATGGCGAGATTCCCCAAAAACATACTCCAGAATTCTTAGATTATGCTTTGTCAGAAAGCATGAAAAGATTAGAAACCAATTTTATTGATGTATATAGTTTGCATAATCCCAAAATGGATGCGATAGAAAATGATGCATTATTTCACAAACTAGATGAATTTGTAAGTTCTGGAAAAATTAAGAGTCATGGCGTTGCATTGGGGCCCGCAATAGGATGGGAAAAGGAAGGAATTCATGCTATAGAAAACAGGAATATAGTTTGTTTACAAACTGTATATAATATATTAGAACAGGACCCTGGAAGAGTATTTTTTGATGCTGTGGATAAGAGAAATAATTCAGTAGGTATAATGGTTAGGGTACCCGATGCATCGGGGGTTTTAACTGGCAAAGTAAACGAGCATACAGTATTTGATAAGAATGACCATAGAAATAACAGAAAAAAAGAGTGGATTATACAAGCTATGCAAAAAATAGAAAAACTCAAACCCATTGCTAATTCTCATGGATGGGATATTACTGAAATTTCTATGAAGTATATTCTATCGCAAAAACAAATCTCCGTTCTTTTACCAACTGTCACAAGTATTGAAGAAATAGATTTGTTCGCTCAAATTTCTGATGGTAATTATTTGAATGAAGATGAGAGACTGCAAATTGAACAAATGTATGAAAAAAACTTTGATATGCCTAAATTATTGGCATAA
- a CDS encoding DUF1802 family protein, giving the protein MISNSFLDNGFNDIVSFNSKTMPLKRFGHDSERTHSAISSDTATATQVNNTQESFNDESNSSTNTFGALKEWAIVCKALESGNQILSFRKGGIMEFRNGFELKFKNFFLSPTFEHQAKESIRMDYHTTLDELNRKNGLDNAETRPDSNKTTEIASFVEITHFSEVPNLTTLKKLENFHIWTDDYLKSRFDYNPKKPLYLLLLRVYKLNKPIKLVNKPEWVGCKSWIQIDSHDPDLITYFENHLPEKPFEYLKSISKPCIDDDNFNKLSEKVRSIV; this is encoded by the coding sequence GTGATTTCTAACTCTTTTTTAGATAATGGTTTTAATGATATTGTAAGTTTCAATTCTAAAACTATGCCATTAAAAAGGTTCGGTCATGATTCTGAAAGAACACATTCAGCGATTTCCTCTGATACTGCAACTGCAACCCAAGTCAATAATACTCAAGAAAGTTTTAATGATGAATCAAACTCCAGCACAAATACTTTTGGGGCATTAAAAGAGTGGGCTATAGTTTGCAAAGCTCTAGAATCAGGAAATCAAATTTTATCGTTTAGAAAAGGAGGTATTATGGAATTTCGCAATGGATTTGAACTAAAGTTCAAGAATTTTTTCTTATCCCCAACTTTTGAACATCAAGCTAAAGAATCAATCCGTATGGACTATCATACAACCCTGGATGAATTAAACAGAAAAAATGGATTGGACAATGCCGAAACTCGGCCTGATTCTAATAAAACAACTGAGATTGCATCATTTGTTGAGATAACTCATTTTAGTGAGGTGCCCAATTTGACTACATTAAAAAAATTAGAGAATTTCCATATATGGACTGATGATTATCTCAAATCTCGGTTTGATTATAATCCAAAAAAGCCACTTTATTTATTGTTGTTACGAGTATACAAATTAAACAAACCAATAAAATTAGTGAACAAACCTGAATGGGTAGGATGTAAGTCATGGATTCAAATCGACTCTCACGATCCAGACTTGATCACATATTTTGAAAATCATTTGCCCGAAAAGCCATTTGAATATCTAAAGTCAATCAGTAAACCTTGTATAGATGACGATAATTTCAATAAACTATCTGAAAAAGTGAGGAGTATAGTTTAA
- a CDS encoding chlorite dismutase family protein, with the protein MRNKNKNPTEVDSLSRIKKNKIDNLNNVGEDDGVSTSTTTTTKDSELPGTKTDESDNKNNPEKFFTFTFYKVDPKWRWLNEMGKDEASREFLELLNAARKKIKIRTYSTIGLRHDSEFMIWTMSPSLENIQVLASKIYTTILGKYIEPTSTYLSLTRKSFYSNQVKLGFETEEEPLRYAVVYPFIKSREWYLLPFEKRKEMMEEHIRVGRKYPEIRLNTTYSFGIDDQDFMLAFETDNLSRFQSLIIDLRETQVSKYIIKDTPMIPCVLKNIEEIIKSLG; encoded by the coding sequence ATGCGAAACAAGAATAAAAACCCTACAGAAGTTGATAGTTTATCTAGAATTAAAAAAAATAAAATTGATAATTTAAATAATGTAGGAGAAGATGATGGTGTGAGCACTTCAACAACTACAACTACCAAGGATTCTGAACTTCCGGGTACTAAGACCGATGAATCCGATAATAAAAATAATCCTGAAAAATTCTTTACTTTTACATTTTATAAAGTCGATCCCAAGTGGCGTTGGCTAAATGAGATGGGCAAAGATGAGGCTTCACGCGAGTTTCTTGAATTGTTAAATGCTGCACGCAAGAAAATAAAAATTAGAACTTATTCTACCATCGGTTTAAGACACGACAGTGAATTTATGATTTGGACCATGTCGCCATCACTAGAAAATATTCAGGTACTAGCTTCAAAAATTTACACCACTATACTGGGAAAATATATCGAACCTACATCCACATATCTTTCTTTAACTAGAAAATCATTTTATTCAAATCAGGTTAAACTTGGGTTTGAAACTGAAGAGGAGCCATTGCGGTATGCGGTAGTATATCCATTTATTAAATCTCGGGAATGGTATCTTTTGCCCTTTGAGAAAAGAAAAGAAATGATGGAAGAACATATAAGGGTTGGAAGAAAATATCCTGAAATTCGACTTAATACCACATATTCATTTGGAATTGATGATCAGGATTTCATGTTGGCTTTTGAAACTGACAATCTTTCAAGATTCCAGAGCTTGATCATAGACTTACGTGAAACTCAAGTTAGTAAATATATCATTAAAGATACACCGATGATCCCCTGTGTCCTAAAAAATATAGAGGAAATAATTAAGAGTTTGGGCTAA
- the sufC gene encoding Fe-S cluster assembly ATPase SufC, with the protein MSFLTIKDLNVNIEDKKILNGVNLDVNKGEVHAIMGLNGSGKSTLANVLLGHPRYSITSGDILVNNESIINLKTDERARKGLFLGFQYPTEVSGVGYSHFLRNAYNLLSKSLTAEQKDREVFITVKEFHEYLKRNLDNVGLDPSFLSRYLNEGFSGGEKKRSEVMQMLVLRPNLAILDEPDSGLDIDAVKSVAEAINKLIETGAGVIVITHYARILRYLKKLDKVHVMSKGKIIKTAGKELSEELESKGYAWLGLSDESVDAV; encoded by the coding sequence ATGTCATTCTTAACCATCAAAGATCTAAATGTCAATATTGAAGATAAAAAAATACTTAACGGTGTTAATTTGGATGTCAATAAAGGTGAAGTCCATGCCATTATGGGATTAAATGGTTCTGGAAAAAGCACATTAGCCAACGTTTTATTGGGTCATCCGCGTTATTCCATAACTTCAGGTGATATTTTAGTTAATAATGAAAGCATAATTAATTTAAAAACAGACGAAAGAGCAAGAAAGGGATTATTTTTAGGATTTCAATATCCGACTGAAGTATCTGGAGTAGGATATAGTCATTTCTTACGCAATGCTTATAATTTATTAAGTAAATCTCTGACGGCCGAACAAAAGGATCGAGAAGTTTTCATAACCGTAAAAGAATTCCACGAATATCTAAAAAGAAATCTTGATAATGTGGGTCTAGATCCAAGCTTTTTAAGCAGATATCTTAACGAAGGTTTTTCTGGAGGAGAAAAAAAGAGATCTGAAGTAATGCAAATGCTGGTCTTAAGACCCAATCTTGCTATTCTTGACGAGCCTGATTCTGGATTGGATATAGACGCTGTAAAGTCTGTTGCTGAAGCCATCAATAAATTAATTGAAACTGGTGCGGGAGTAATAGTTATTACTCACTATGCAAGGATTTTGCGTTATTTGAAAAAACTAGATAAGGTTCATGTGATGTCAAAAGGAAAAATAATAAAAACAGCCGGAAAGGAGCTATCGGAGGAATTAGAGTCCAAAGGTTATGCTTGGCTTGGACTGTCTGATGAATCAGTAGATGCTGTTTAA
- a CDS encoding cupredoxin domain-containing protein gives MVEADKTDKRAFLTLMGMAVIVGIIAYYLFTAATPKAGVVDSIYRQELPPAPAASATDAAGDSSSEAVDESAFANKVEVQILKGSSTQGNPAYGPDPASASSDALVTWVNDDTVPHTATSGTGPEDPETGKLWDTSIIMPAAKASVPAEKMGPGEHSYHCTVHPFMKGTITIT, from the coding sequence ATGGTTGAAGCTGATAAGACTGACAAAAGAGCTTTTTTAACGCTTATGGGAATGGCGGTTATTGTCGGAATAATTGCTTATTATTTGTTTACTGCAGCTACACCAAAAGCGGGTGTAGTTGATTCTATTTACAGACAAGAACTTCCACCAGCACCTGCGGCTAGTGCTACCGATGCAGCTGGAGATTCATCATCTGAGGCTGTAGATGAATCTGCATTTGCCAATAAGGTTGAAGTGCAAATATTAAAGGGTTCATCAACACAAGGAAATCCTGCCTATGGACCTGACCCTGCTAGTGCCTCTAGTGATGCATTAGTGACTTGGGTTAACGACGATACTGTTCCACACACAGCTACTAGCGGAACCGGACCTGAAGACCCAGAAACCGGAAAACTATGGGATACAAGTATTATAATGCCAGCTGCTAAAGCTAGCGTCCCTGCAGAAAAAATGGGTCCAGGTGAACATAGTTACCATTGTACCGTTCATCCATTCATGAAAGGAACAATAACAATAACCTAA
- the glnA gene encoding type I glutamate--ammonia ligase: MMRLKDEEIKFLDLQFTGLTGRFHHTTMASNMFKKEDFEYGLPKLDGSSIRGFTEIHESDLIIRPDPSTYAIIPWIKEDKTARLICDILSGGENRKQFKKDPRGIARKAEEYVRHQGYYNSFWGPEVEFFVFDKLEVNTMTPYRSQSYNIISKEAPWSTEGVGYALRLKEGYLPSAPGDTLMQYRNECVDVLSNNFGIICDAHHHEVATAGQCEIDIRFDTLVNAADSVQSYKYIVKNIAKKQGMIATMMPKPIALDNGSGMHVNVSLWDKEKNLFYDINDSYAEMSQLARYFMAGVLNHAPALAAIVAPTTNSYRRLVPGYEAPVYIAWSTGNRSAIIRNPAHYRGERFAHMKRIEFRAPDPSCNPYLAFSAIISAGLDGIKKKTSIPDPIDEDIFKMAPQRRRELGIRQLPPSLREAYEELNIDREFLKPIFDDEIIDSIILQEAKDHQDVTIRPHPHEFSLYADV, from the coding sequence ATGATGAGATTAAAGGATGAAGAAATTAAATTTCTAGATTTACAGTTTACAGGTTTAACTGGTAGATTCCATCATACTACAATGGCTTCCAATATGTTCAAAAAGGAAGATTTTGAATATGGATTGCCAAAATTGGATGGTTCTTCAATTAGAGGTTTTACTGAGATCCACGAATCTGATTTGATAATAAGACCAGACCCTTCTACGTATGCAATAATACCATGGATAAAAGAAGACAAAACAGCTAGACTAATTTGTGACATATTATCAGGAGGAGAAAATAGAAAACAATTCAAAAAAGATCCTCGAGGTATCGCAAGAAAGGCAGAAGAGTATGTCAGACATCAAGGTTATTATAATTCATTTTGGGGACCTGAGGTAGAATTCTTTGTTTTTGATAAACTAGAAGTGAACACAATGACGCCATATAGATCCCAAAGTTATAACATTATATCAAAAGAAGCGCCATGGTCAACAGAAGGTGTAGGGTATGCACTCAGATTAAAAGAAGGATACCTCCCAAGCGCCCCAGGTGACACATTAATGCAGTATCGTAATGAATGCGTTGATGTTTTGAGTAATAATTTTGGTATTATTTGCGATGCCCATCATCATGAAGTAGCAACAGCGGGACAATGTGAAATCGATATAAGATTTGATACTTTAGTTAATGCCGCAGACTCTGTTCAAAGCTATAAATATATTGTTAAAAATATAGCCAAGAAGCAGGGCATGATTGCAACTATGATGCCTAAACCAATCGCACTTGATAACGGTTCAGGAATGCATGTAAATGTGAGTTTATGGGACAAAGAAAAAAATCTATTTTATGATATTAATGATTCATATGCAGAAATGTCTCAACTAGCCCGATATTTTATGGCCGGAGTATTAAACCACGCTCCTGCATTGGCGGCAATAGTTGCTCCTACAACTAATTCTTATAGAAGACTGGTGCCTGGATACGAAGCACCCGTGTACATTGCATGGAGTACTGGCAACAGATCTGCGATAATTAGAAATCCAGCTCATTATAGGGGCGAAAGGTTTGCACACATGAAAAGGATAGAATTCCGAGCTCCTGATCCCTCATGCAATCCATATTTAGCATTTTCAGCAATAATATCAGCTGGTCTAGATGGGATAAAGAAAAAAACATCGATACCTGACCCAATAGACGAAGATATTTTCAAAATGGCACCACAGCGCAGACGTGAATTGGGAATTAGACAATTGCCACCTTCACTTAGAGAAGCATACGAGGAATTAAATATTGACAGAGAATTTTTAAAGCCGATATTTGACGATGAAATTATAGATTCAATAATCTTGCAGGAAGCTAAGGATCATCAAGACGTTACCATAAGACCCCATCCACATGAGTTCTCTCTATATGCAGATGTATGA